Below is a genomic region from Planctomycetia bacterium.
TCCGTCGAGTTCGGCATGTTGTGGTCGTCGGGTCGGCGCGTGGAAGAAGCGGCTGCGGCCGGTTGCCGTACTGCATCGTTTCGCGGAGCCGACGATAGCGCGATCCGGCGGAGCATCGAGCGCACGCTCGATCGCACGGCGCTGGTGAAAAGCTATGCCGTCAACGTCCGGCGCGATCTGCCGAACGCGAATGAAGTCTGCGTGACCGTCTCGGTGCCCATGAAGGCCGCCGCTCCCGACATGCTCGGGATCATCGGCTTCGCGTTGGGGAGCCGCACGATCGTCGCGCAGTCGGTCATGCGAAAAGAATAATGAAATAAACGCTACGAACGTGAACTGTCGGATTGGGTTGCTTCCATTGAAATTGACGGCGAAGCGGAATCTCGCCGAAGTGCATTAAACGGCTCTTAAGTCTTGTTAAAGAGGTTGATGTTATGGCTCGTATCAGTACCGGCACGATGACCGTTGCCATTTTCGCCGTGTTGTTCGGACTCGTCGGCGCCTACGCTTTGCGGGCCGCGCTGACCAAGCCGGAAGTCGAACCGCCGCCGCCGCCGAAAACCATTCCGGTGCCGATCGCATCGGTCGCCATTCCGGCCGGACGCCAGATCACCTTAGGTGATATGGTGCTCTTGCCGATGACGGGCGAAGACATGCGGAACCGTAAATACAACCTCGAGCAAGTCATGCTCGATTCCAGCCAAATCATCGGCCGGATCCTGCAAACAGAGATGAAGCCCGGCGATCCGTTTCTCACCGTGAACATGTATGCCCAAGGGACCGGTCCGAAGTTGTCGGACAAGCTCAAGCCGGGCATGCGCGCCGTGACGATCGCGATCGACAACCTGAACGCCGTCGGCGGCTCGACCGTCGAAGGAAGCTTCGTCGATATTCTGTTCCGCGCTCGCAAACGGGCCGCCGATCTCGCGAACGATCGTCCGGAAATTCCGGCCACGACGGTCACGCTCTTGGAAAACGTCGAAGTCTTGTCCGTCGGTCGGATCGATATGGCCGCTCGCCGCGGTCAAGAAGAAGAGAACGTCGACGTTCGCGACATCAACTCCGCGAGCATCGGCAAAGGCTACGGCAGCAACTATCAAGGGGCCGGAGTCGTCAGCGTGACGATCGCCGTCTCGCCGGATCAAGCGAACGTACTCAAGGCGGTGATCGGTCAAGGCGATATGTCGCTGTCGCTTCGCAACGAAGGTGCGAGCGGTGCTCCTCCGGCTCCGCAAGGGCAAAGCAGCGCGACGCCGAACAAGTACACGCTCGAAAGCGTCCTCGGCATCAAGAACGCCTCGATCGCAGGCCTCGACAAGATCGAAATCTTTCGAGGAGGTTGGTCGCGGCAGAACGTGCATTACCAGAACGACAAAGTCATCCGTGAAGAAGTCAGCTTGATTCCCGGCATCGCACCGTCGACTCCGTTCCCGGTTCCGGCCAAGGTTCCTGCCGCCCAAGAACCCGCCACGAACGGCTCGGACGACAAGACCTTCAGCCCCTCGCCGCGGATCATCAACAACGGCTTCGGCAACTCGGGACAGTTCGACAACATGGACGGCGGCCGCCGTTTCTACGGTCGCTAGTCGTTCCGCCTCCGCTCGCTTCTCGCTTCGTTCGTCTCAGCCACCGACCTCGCGACCCGCGCACCTTCGAGCCATGAATCCGATCCGCATCCAACCGCAGCGTAACTCGAGGCGACGTAAGTCGACCTCGATCGCTGCGCGCCGGTTGCGCAGCGGCTTCGCCTCGGGCCTGATGCTCATGATGTTGGTGTTCCTCGCCGGGTTCCTGGCGATCGGATTGAACGTCTCGCGGCTTTCGCAAATGCAAGCCCAGCTGCGCGCCGTCTGCCAAGCTTCGGCACTCGCCGGAGCGACGGAACTGCTCGACGAAGGCTTTCTCGCCGGCTATCCCGACCAGCGCGACGACATCCTCGCCGCCCGTGAATCGGCTCGGCAAACGGCTCGGTCGAACTCCGTCGATGGGCGTGTCGTCGAGCTCGCATCGAATCTCGATAACGCTCCGCTGGGCGATATCGTCGTCGGCAGCATCGAGCCGCTCGCGCTCGCCGGCCAAGCGATTGCCTTGCCGCTCGACATCAAGCAAGCGAAGGGCTTGAACACGGTGCGCGTCGTCGCGCGACTCAAGCTGAACACCTATAACAAAGTAACGCTGTTCTTGGGCGCTCTCACCGGCATGTTGTCGAGCGATGCCGCCTCAAGTGCGCAAGCGACCCTCGATCGCCGGATCGCCGGCTTCCGTCCGGAGCCGGGCGTGAAGGTGCCGGTCATGCCGTTGGTCGCCGACTACGATTCGTGGATGAAGCAAGCCACGGCCCGAGCGACCAACGT
It encodes:
- a CDS encoding pilus assembly protein, which produces MKRRKIPLCSRQRRRLGAVLSMELIFVLPILLALIFASVEFGMLWSSGRRVEEAAAAGCRTASFRGADDSAIRRSIERTLDRTALVKSYAVNVRRDLPNANEVCVTVSVPMKAAAPDMLGIIGFALGSRTIVAQSVMRKE
- the cpaB gene encoding Flp pilus assembly protein CpaB, yielding MARISTGTMTVAIFAVLFGLVGAYALRAALTKPEVEPPPPPKTIPVPIASVAIPAGRQITLGDMVLLPMTGEDMRNRKYNLEQVMLDSSQIIGRILQTEMKPGDPFLTVNMYAQGTGPKLSDKLKPGMRAVTIAIDNLNAVGGSTVEGSFVDILFRARKRAADLANDRPEIPATTVTLLENVEVLSVGRIDMAARRGQEEENVDVRDINSASIGKGYGSNYQGAGVVSVTIAVSPDQANVLKAVIGQGDMSLSLRNEGASGAPPAPQGQSSATPNKYTLESVLGIKNASIAGLDKIEIFRGGWSRQNVHYQNDKVIREEVSLIPGIAPSTPFPVPAKVPAAQEPATNGSDDKTFSPSPRIINNGFGNSGQFDNMDGGRRFYGR